Proteins encoded in a region of the Anopheles aquasalis chromosome 2, idAnoAquaMG_Q_19, whole genome shotgun sequence genome:
- the LOC126576659 gene encoding uncharacterized protein LOC126576659: protein MEHDIIRKYADIRVKISGWAERIQQYPYDCPDSNPGRAAYRTFGYTTKHFIPRTSAQEIGRGVKWSHCRHHQQLNIGRKIIQPEVNFCPYITTYQCHYMNALPPESVAVLRGGRRNPLFSRSSSRMP, encoded by the exons ATGGAGCACGACATTATCCGTAAGTACGCGGATATCCGCGTGAAAATCTCCGGCTGGGCCGAGCGTATCCAACAGTATCCGTACGATTGTCCCGACAGCAATCCCGGG AGGGCCGCCTATCGAACGTTCGGTTACACCACGAAGCACTTTATTCCCCGGACCAGTGCGCAAGAGATCGGGCGCGGTGTGAAGTGGTCACAttgccgccatcatcagcagctgaACATTGGCAGGAAAATTATTCAACCCGAGGTCAACTTTTGCCCATACATCACGACCTACCAGTGTCACTACATGAATGCGCTCCCTCCAGAATCTGTGGCCGTGCTGCGTGGAGGGCGCCGCAATCCCTTattcagcaggagcagcagcagaatgcctTAG
- the LOC126572975 gene encoding neuroguidin, protein MVQALDEYDIQPDLPQALRLLDEMNSNFKQVSDLVGNMLQRVKTGELSTEYGLNFLEIKYHMLLNYLINLTYVVLRKCSGHRIENDPSIDRLIEIRTVLEKIRPIDYKLRYQIDKLVKTAVTGSSSGATDPTSFRANPANLMSQLPEPGAATANDGGAAGDSDGDSDSSAKVMEKLKRAKEAAKKTGLGSAVTVDVGDQAATAEEGTTGARRSKHDVYVPPKLTSMPYEEDTKAERARKQLERAKKRALGSSLIRDLKDEYLDTPVELSSSSRAQQILSRREREREEYEESYLTRLPITKADKQRSRKLTTLASLGDELTNFSDLSALKGDYASASASGGGKKRKATKGGNKKHGKKRRFR, encoded by the exons GCTTTGGACGAGTACGACATCCAGCCGGACCTCCCGCAGGCGTTGCGTTTGCTCGATGAGATGAATAGTAACTTCAAACAGGTTTCCGATCTGGTTGGCAATATGTTGCAGCGAGTGAAAACCGGTGAACTGTCCACTGAGTACGGGCTAAATTTCCTAGAAATCAAGTATCACATGTTGCTGAATTATCTCATCAATCTGACGTATGTTGTGCTTAGGAAGTGTTCCG GCCATCGCATTGAGAAtgatccttcgatcgatcgtttgattgaaattcGAACAGTGCTCGAAAAAATCCGGCCGATCGACTACAAGCTTCGGTACCAGATTGATAAATTGGTGAAAACAGCCgttaccggcagcagcagcggtgcaaCCGATCCAACCTCTTTCCGAGCGAACCCGGCAAACCTGATGTCGCAGTTACCGGAACCCGGGGCGGCGACTGCAAATGATGGAGGGGCAGCTGGGGATTCGGATGGAGATTCGGATAGCTCGGCGAAGGTAATGGAAAAACTGAAGCGCGCTaaggaagcagcaaaaaagacAGGTCTTGGCAGCGCTGTCACTGTGGACGTGGGTGATCAGGCCGCCACGGCCGAGGAGGGTACCACTGGTGCCCGCCGTAGCAAGCACGACGTGTACGTGCCACCCAAACTGACATCGATGCCTTACGAGGAGGACACGAAAGCAGAGCGGGCTCGCAAGCAGCTCGAGCGAGCCAAGAAGCGCGCACTCGGATCGTCCTTGATACGTGATCTGAAGGATGAGTATCTCGATACACCAGTCGAGCTATCGAGCAGTTCCCGTGCCCAGCAGATACTGTCACGTCGCGAGCGGGAACGAGAGGAATACGAAGAGTCATATCTGACACGTTTGCCGATCACGAAAGCGGAcaagcagcgcagcagaaaGCTCACGACGCTCG CATCCCTTGGCGACGAATTAACAAACTTTTCTGACTTGAGTGCGCTAAAAGGTGACTATGCTTCGGCCTCTGCTAGTGGCGGTGGCAAAAAGCGTAAGGCAACGAAAGGTGGCAACAAGAAGCATGGTAAGAAGCGTCGTTTTCGTTAG